CTATATGATTATTCAGCCGGAAGTCTGCGCCTAGACCTCCACGGCCCGCAACAAAAAGTTTCTTACCTGTCCACAGGTGATGCAGTTTATAGCCATTTGCATCCAAGTCTACAGCTTCGTCATTATCAAAAGCACCATTCAAGCCTACTCCAAGAAAAAGATAAGCATTGAAAAATCGTTTGGGATGAAAGCCACAACACAAATTACTCAGATCGAGCATGGCATCTATACTACCTTGCAAATACTTATATGAGTAAGTGGTGGTCGGATTTACCCAGCTTCCTTTAGCCTGCCAGCCACTCGCTGCAGCACGGAGACCAAACAAAGGAGTAAACTTATAACCAAGAGCTACTGCAACTGATGGTGAGAGCAAGTCTCCAAAATCAGCCTCACCCAAGGTATAAGCAGCCCCACCCTGCACTGACAAAAACCAATGCGGGTTGAATACAGTTTTTCCTTCCTCTTTCACACGAGATCGTTCATTCGTACTACCAGTTTGTTGAGCAAAGAGAGTGGAAGAACTTATAAAGAGGAATACCAATAGAATTATATTTTTATTCATCATATTCGCTATTATTTCAAAAATTAAAAAGGACGTTCCATGGGAATACAATGGAACGTCCTTCATTATTATAAGAAGCTATACTTTCACAAGTCCAGACTTCTGTATTCTTAACCATCTCCTTAATTAGTGGGGAATGTTACATAAAAGTAGTAACTAAGGGAAATATAAGGGATCTGTTAAGATTATAAAGGAATGGCCTACTTTCACAAATACCACCATTCAACTGTTTTCTCTTATTTTTCTTTAATAGTGAAATACGGATATTCTTCTGCATTTTCATGTCCAAAGCTATCTACCATAGTAAACTTCAGAGTTGCAGTTACATCACTAGTCGGCGGGTTAGCGCTCTGTTTTGATGTGAATACAAATTCCTGATTTACAGCATCAAATGTTACTGTGAAGTATTCATCGTCTACACTGTTAGAAGCTAAGTGGCATTCTTTGATGTTGTCAGCAGAGAATGTGGATGTATAATCTACACCACCTTTCTTAAACTTCAAGATGTCAGCAAGCTTAACTTTCGTTTCTCGATCCGTATATTTCAATACCTGTTTAATTGGATTCTTCTTATCATCGAAGTTTTTCCATTCAGAAGTAAATCCTTCACCACATACTAATCTCAATTTGAAATTCTTAGCTGCCGGAGCTTTTACAGTATAAGAATTGTCAACTGACTCGGAAGATACATTATTATAAATATAAGATACGTTGATGTCGTAGATCTTTCCTGCAGACTTATCAGCAAAGAGATCTGCTGCTGCATCCTTATCATTTACATCAAGTTTGAATCCATATCTGTTATCATTCAGAGTTGAGTTGAATACAATCTTCTTTTCCGAACAAGTAAATGTGTAGTTGTGGTCAATGATACTATTGTCAGGATCAGAGATGCCATTGAATGCTGTACCTAAATTGTGAACTGGGTTAGAGTTCCAAGTAGCATCTGTTACTTCAACAACTTTTGCACCTTCAGCATCAAATTGGTTAGCTTTAGCAGAGAATGCAGCTGGGAATTCAGGCAGCTTCTTGGTGATTTCGATGGCAACTTTCTTGACAACTACCTTCTTCTTGTTGAGGATGTTAAAGTACATCTTGTAAGTACCATTATCCTTGTATTGAGATAAAGAATTACTTAATGTTATATTCATCACCTTGTCATTGTCAAAATTGAAACGACGAATGAATGCGGTAGTTGCAGTCGGGTTATTATCTTTATCAACCACCAAGCTAGAGTAACTATAACCCTCATTATATTTATCTACAAGCATTTGCTGAATTTCCTCATCCAAAGCGAACTCAACGACGCGTTTGTAGTCGCCAGCCGTAGCATCCCATACAGGAATATAATCAGCCTTCAACGTAGTAGTCATTGCATCAATGTCACCTACTGCTACATAGAATGCTTTACCATCCGGGTCAACCAATGAACCGTCATGATTTACAGCATACACACGGAAACCGATGATGTCACCATCTGCTTTTTCTGTATCGATAGACATCTCAATCTTACTGTTAGTAGTAATAGTATTCAAGCCCTTGATATCTGATTCATAAGAGTTCCATGCTCTGATTTCAGATGGAGCACTTTCTACAGCACGCTGCTCATCAAGTACTACATAGAAACCGTAGATACCACTGATCTGGTCGTCATCATACCCATCCAATTCTACTGTAAATTTTTCACCTACTTTTGTAGAGAAGAAAGACTTAGTGTTACGATTGTCACCGTTCCACCAAAGATCTTGATCTCTCCACGTACCAGAACTGTAGGTAGCATCAATAATAGACTCATAAGAACCATCCTTTTCTACACGCTCACCATTGTCAACGTTCCATTTGTAGTCGTAAAGCAATTTTTTGTTGGCGTCAGCAACATATGTTTGATCTTCTGCTTGTTGGAAACGGTTACGGAGAGCACTGACATTCTTATCATTAACCTTGAAGGTCAATTGATATTGAGGTTCGTAATCAGAGCCTAAGAACAAATCATATCCACTGGTTACATTACGTTCTACATCACCCGGTTTGTCAGTAACGGCTACTGCATATCTGATGTTCTTCAATTCCTTTACAAGTCTGTCTTCAGCAGTACCGTTCTTATAGTCAAACTTAGCTGCTTTCAGGTAGTTTTCTTCGGTATAGTTTTCCTTGTTCAGTTTGAAGACAACTTTCCACAATCCATTAGCAGAGATACCACGTGTAACTGTCCCTTTGAATTGTTCTACTTTCTCTACAGTAACAAGTTTGTCCAAATTGCCAAGAGCCGAATTTACGAATGAAATCTGTCCTTCGGTTAAGGTTGCATTGGTCGGAGATACACGGATCAATACAGAATCAGTCAAGAATGCTCTTTCGCCTTTCTTAAACTCCTTTTGGTTAGCAATGGTGTAAGCTTTAGCTTCTACTTCATCAGTGCTACCCTTACCGAACACGCGGTCTTCTACAGCCAGAGTAGTACGCAAATCCATTCTTGAAGATGCACCTGCTATAATATGGTCCTCGTTTCCACCACCAAAGGTGTAGTCGCACAACTCTACATGAGTGACTGCTTTACTGAATGCAGCAGAAATCAATTCCAATTTAGCACCTACGACTTCAGTTACTTGTGCTGCAATTTTTGCAACCATTGCTTCTGTCAGTTCACCAGCCTGCAACTTTTCCAAGTCAGCCTTCAAACCTGCAATGGCATCATCATTTGTTCCCTTGTATGCTTCCAAAGCTGCGATTTGAGCTTCGATGGCAGCTTTATTCCTACCAATTTGTTCTGCATTTGCAAGAACATCAGCTTGCAGAGTAGTGATGCTTTTTTGCAAGTTAGTATCTGCTGCGCTTAAAGCTGCCAAAGTTGTTTCAGTGGTAGTTTTGAATTGTTCCAGTGTTTGGATACGACCGGATATTTCAGCCAGCTTCCCGTCTACTGTTGCCATATCAGCCTTATCGGCCGCTTGCAATTCTGCTTTTACCTTTTCCAATTCAGCTTTTGCTGTTGCAATTGCAGCTTCTTGTGCGGCAAGTGCAGCTTTTGAAGCCTCATCCTTAGCAGCAGCAATCTCGCTCTGCAAGCTACTCTGAGCAGTCTGCAAACTGCTGATTGAGCTTTCTACAGCAGTAATTTTGCTGTTCAGATCATTCTTCTGACCATCAATTTGCTCCTGTAGATTATTAATGTCATCATCATAATCCTTACAAGAGACAAAAGTGCCCGTAGAAACCGTCATCAAGGCTCCAAACAGGATCACACTTAAAAACTTTTTGTTCATAATTGAAAAACTTTAAATTTATAAATTTAAAAAAATAAAAAAGTAAATAATCTCGCATTTTGAATCCCTTTCTAATACTGTTCTTATTATTTAGTATTCCGTTACTTTGTAGGTAACGGGAAAGCATACTTTTCCACCCCGACAGAGGCGTCTGCGAGCTACATTCATTAAATAAGTAAAGAATATTTTTAACCCCTGCTCTTAGACGATGGCAGAGGGGAGGGAAATCTTTTGCAAAAATTAAAGACCAGGCCGTGTTCTTCTCAAAAAATCCGCAGTTTTGTTCAGTGTGTTTCCTTTTTTTAGTAGTTTATCAGAAAAAATATCATTTTTGTTTGCATGTTTTCCAAAATATGCCCATATTTGCAGCGTCTTTTCTTCCCGTTACCTACAAAGTAACAGCTCTCTAATTCAATAGCTTACCTGCACGATAGACCTTCTTCAAGGAAGAAATAACCGCTACATTCGCTTCATCAATTTTCTTATTCTTGAAAGGTTTCAGATACGTTTCCGTCACGGTGATGGAAGAATGCCCCATCGCTTCCGAAATAACACCGGGATGTACCTCACAATAGTATGCCATCGTAGCCCAGGTATGACGGGCAGTGTACGAGCTTACTTCAGATGTCAGTCCCAAAACTTGTTTCAAAATCATTAATTGATAATTAAAGTTGCGCAATGCCAGCTGATATTCCTTGTAAGCAGCTTCCGTTCCCTCTCCACTGGTGATCAGCGAAAAAAGATAGGGAGAAGCAGGATCTGTATTCATATACCGCTTGATCAGCTTCATGGCTTCCGGCACAAGAGTCACTGTTAATAACCTGCCGGTTTTTCGACGGCGGTAAGTCATTACATTCCCATCGATATCATGCTTTTTCAGATAGGCAAGATCCACAAAAGGAATCCCACGAAGTAAAAACATTAAAAAGAAAAGACCACGAGTACGCTGTAGTTCCTTGTTGTCCTGACACAGCTGTTTCGGAAGTTCCTTCATCAGACGCTCCATGTCTTCCTTATCCAGCGCACGTTTCCTGTCCGCGCGCGTTCCTGTATAGACATACCGGAAGTGATGAGGCACATAAGGCGCAAGATGGCGGTCGACCGCACGGTTATACACTGCACGCAACGTACGCATATAAGTGGAAACTGTATTCCAGCTACAGTTCCTGCCACGCAGATACGATTCGAAACTTTTAAGAAACTCCTGACTTACTTTCCGGAAAGGAAGCTTATCACTTCCATGAAAGGCAAGGATTGCACTCAGGCTACTCCTGTAAATATGGGCGGTCCCATAATTCCCACTTTCCCGCAGCCCATCGGCTACTTCCTTCATAAACGAAATTAAATTCCCCATTTTCTACTGATTTAAATAATACTCAAAGATACGTTCAGGGAGAAAGTCGTTCCCTTACCCACTACTTTCTCCAGTATTCTTTGTTTTTCTATTCTCTAAATATTAAGAAGACAAAGATAGGGATAAATTTGTTCAATGCTGTACAGAACTAGACATCTTAATCAAAATATAAACATATTTCATACACATAAAAATCGTTTAGATCATGAAGTCTGCATTATCTGTCAATAAAAATCACAGATATTTATAAAATAGACGCTTACTTTTATAAGAAATTGAATATCAAATGGTTATAAATACCTATTTTGGGTTTAAAACCAACGGGCCGTTCCTTTAAAACCAAGAGGGTGTTCCTCGGTGAGAAATGGGAAATCAGATAAAAACCAATGTGTAAAGAGAATGTGAATATTCATTTTTTTCAAAACAAGCATAATATCATTCAATTATAAGACGTAACAAAATGTAATTATAAAAAACATTCTAAGAGAAACTCAGCTTACTGATATGCTCCGCAAATCTCTCCTTATAATTATCACCAACAGGAATATATGTATTTCTATCAAAGATAATACGAAGCCGGGAAACTTCGGTTATCTTACGCAGATTGACAATGTAAGAACGATGTACCCGCATAAAATACGTTGGAAGCCGTTCCTCCATTTTTTGAAGGCTGGCAAGGGTTATGACCGGTTTATCCTCTCCTTCTATAAAGATACGCACGTATTCGCTCATCCCTTCAATATACCGGATATTTTTCACATCAATGCGCACCACTTTGTAGTCACTCTTTACAAACAAGGAATCTCCTTTAATCTGCGAACTATTTCCCAGTTCTCCCTGCTGTTCCAACATTCGGTATTCGTACTGTTTTCGTGCCTTATCCGCCGCTTTCAGCAAATCCTGAAATTCAAACGGCTTCAATAAATAATCGACAGCATCCAGTTTGAAACCGTCTACCGCATATTCAGAATAAGCTGTAGTAAAGACCACCATCGGACGGCTGATTAAAGAGCGGATAAAATCCAGTCCATTCAAATCGGGCATATTGATATCCACAAATATCAGGTCAATCTCTTCGTCTGCCAATACCTTCATCGCCTCAAAAGCATCCTGACAGGACTTGACTAAAGATAGAAAAGGAACACGGGATATATAATCCGTCAATTGCTTCAATGCCAAAGGTTCATCATCAATCGCTATACATTTCATTATAATAAAGGTATAATAAGTAAGACATCAAATTTATCATCTTCCTCAGTAATGGAGAGAGTGTAATCATTACCAAACAACAACCGCAACCGTTTGCGTATATTCTCCAGACCGATGCCGTGATGTTGCTCGTCAGACGAAGTCCCCGTGCTATTGGTACATCTGAAAGCAAGGCGGTTTCCTTCTTCCAGTTGCATCACAACATGAACAAATGACTCTTTCCTGTAGCTCACTCCATGTTTAAAAGCATTCTCCACAAAAGAAATAAAAAGTAAAGGAGGAATTTGAACTTCGGGCACTTCGAGAGGGAAATTCTTTTCAATAGAAACTTTCTCAGGATAGCGCAAACTCATCAAAGTAACATAATTCTCCAAAAACTGAACCTCGCGCGAAAGCAGAATGGTTTTATTACTGGCCTCATAAAGCACATAGCGCATGAGCTTAGAAAGTTCCACAATCGTACTCTTTGCCTTCCCCGTATCGATATCGACCAAAGCGTGAATATTATTCAGCGTATTCATAAAGAAATGCGGGTTTATCTGATACTTCAGATACTGCAATTCCGACTGTAAACGCTGATGCTCCAGTTCTTTCAGCATTTCTTCATCACGAAAGGATTTAAAAAACAGTTTGACGGCAATATTAAATCCTACCATCAAAAAGGCAATTACACAATGAATAAGGTAACGGATGGTGAAGGGAGGAATGGGATAAGGAGTCGGTTTAGGGAAGCCGCCCGGTCGTTGCGGTTTTTCCAAAACCGGATCGTTTGCCTGAGGCGCTTCCCAATGAACAGACTCTTCCTGTCGAGCCTTCTCTCTCATCTTAATAATCAGGTCTCTCTGACTTTTTCCTTTACCCTTGCGTAGATCGCCATATCTGAATTCCTTTGGAAAACGCTGCATAGAGGGACCGGGAATAACCCAACAAGCAGTAGAGATTAGAAAAGCCAAAGAAATAATATATTGCCAGTACTTTTTCTTAAACAGGAAATATGGAACTAATCCATAATTATTCAACAAAAACAAGACGAAAAAAGGAAGGATGCTCAACCATGAATCATGAACAATTACACGGATTTCTTCTTTTTCGAGTCCACCACTGACGGCAAAGTATCCGCCTATCAGTGGGAGAAGAAAAATAACTGTCCAGATAGCCCCATAAATGCTCTGCTCCAGCAATTGTTGTTTACGCAGTCTTTCCATGCTTCATTGTTCCAAATTACTGATACAAAGATAGAACCGTTACTTCTTCTCCACAAAAATAATCGACCAAAGGACTTATTTCAACGGTAAACTGCTATTTTACCATCCTCCGGGGCGTCCTCCTCCACCGGGCTGACCACCACCCGGATTGGAGTTCACATTTCCTACCTGCGTCACCATTGAACCGGCTGTAAAGGTAGCCGCCTGCGTGCCACCGGAATAAGAACTTCCCGTATAAAGTCCGAAGAACTCACTGCCTCCCGAAACAGAACCGCCTTTGGAGATCGTATAGCTGCCTCCCGAAGCCAGGTTCGGGCTACTGAACAACAACGTCATCTGGGAATAATTGCGGGGAATCTGATATGTCAGAACATTGGTACCATCCGCAGACTGGATATTCAGAATTTCTCCGTTCGATCCCGAACCGCCATAAATAACGCTGCGCTGTGTACACACACTTGAAGTAGGAGTACTCGTCCCCCCGCCTATGCCGAGTACAATTCCTCCGGTAATTTTAAACGTATTCTGATCACAATCGAAACCGTCTTCGGGCGAAGTAGTTCCTGAAGCGATCACAACTCCGCCGGTAATGGTCAGCGTACCATTGGAATCGATGCCGTCATTGCCGGAACTGTAGCAATAAATACTTCCGCCATTGATCACAATACTGTTACTCGCATTCATACAATCGTCGTAACAGAGAGCGGCAATCATACCATCATTAACGGTCAGCACACTTTTACTCTCAATACCTTCGCTGCCCTCTCCTCCCGTGGCTCTTACCAGCACCGTTCCTCCGTTGATGGTCAATGCGCCTTCCGCTTTCATTGCTTTAGCTGATGAATCGAGCTTGCCGTATACATACTGTGTACCGGTAGTGATCACTTTTACCGTACCGTCATGGATAGTAATAGAACCGTCGCAATTCATACCTTTGCCCGCAGCTCCCGTACTTTGAAGAGCTATTTCGCCTCCTTCAATTACTATATCTCCATCACACTTGATTCCTGCACACGAACTCAGATCATCATCTTCATAAAGAGGTTTCTGAGAAGTGAATGCGGTTATCTTTCCTCCGGAAACCGTCAGGTTTCCATTGCACGAAATTCCTTTGGAACCGGCTCCCGTAACTTCCGCCTGAAGAGCGCCTCCGCTGATTATCACATCTAACTCCGATTTAAAACCATGCGCTTTATCAGCCGTAGTGGCAACTTTGACAAAACCACCTGTCATCGTGATTCCTCCGTCTTCACATTGGATGGCGTCTTCCGTAGAAGAGATATTCAACACTCCGCCGCCGATGATAACGGCATCATTGGTATGGATTCCATCTTTCACTGCCGAAGGTACCGAGATATTGCATCCGCTACGCAGACGTATGTATTCGTCACTGACTATCGCATGTTTATAATTTCCGGTTACCGACAGCGAACCGCTTCCACTGAATATCAGCTGTCCTTCACTAAAGAAACAGGACTTCATATCTTCTCCGTCAGTCAGTGTATAAGATGTTCCGTCGGTCAGTGTATTGGTCGTACCCTCCGCGCAGACAACAAATACCCGTTTCGATGACTGAATATTAATGGCAGCACCCACAGGATTATGAATAGACGTTCCACTCAATGACAGTTTGAACTTCTTTTCACTATATACCTTAAACGAACCGTCTGTCGTAGCACCTTTCAAGACATACTCTATTCCCTTGACCGTAGAGTTCACTACTATATGCGCTCCGTTCTGCGAAACACTTACCCCATCAACTTCATTGCTGACAGTAGCCGTGGCCCCGTCATAACTGACAGTAACTACAGAAGTGAATGATGAGTTTTCTATAAAATCATCATAATTCGCATCATTTTCATCCGTCACCACAGTCTCTGACATACTGCCGTAAGTTGTCCGATCACTTTCATCGAAAGCAATCGTAAAATTCAGCAAATCATCCGATTCTTCAGGAACAGTAGGATTGGGCTGGCTGCCTCCTTCTTCATCCGAACCGCCTCCCCATTTCCCCTCGTCAAACTCAGTCGAATCCGTCGTACAGCTTACCGACAACAACAGCAAGGAGGACAACATTAAAAATAGTACATTCTTTTTCATAATTTCCCTTTATTATCATATTATAATTGCGCAATTACAAATATATGCCGGAAAGAGAAGAATAAGAAAAAAAATCAATGAATCGGGTATTCTTATCGGTAAACTGCCTTTATTTTCCACAGAAAGAAAACTGC
This sequence is a window from Bacteroides thetaiotaomicron VPI-5482. Protein-coding genes within it:
- a CDS encoding sensor histidine kinase, coding for MERLRKQQLLEQSIYGAIWTVIFLLPLIGGYFAVSGGLEKEEIRVIVHDSWLSILPFFVLFLLNNYGLVPYFLFKKKYWQYIISLAFLISTACWVIPGPSMQRFPKEFRYGDLRKGKGKSQRDLIIKMREKARQEESVHWEAPQANDPVLEKPQRPGGFPKPTPYPIPPFTIRYLIHCVIAFLMVGFNIAVKLFFKSFRDEEMLKELEHQRLQSELQYLKYQINPHFFMNTLNNIHALVDIDTGKAKSTIVELSKLMRYVLYEASNKTILLSREVQFLENYVTLMSLRYPEKVSIEKNFPLEVPEVQIPPLLFISFVENAFKHGVSYRKESFVHVVMQLEEGNRLAFRCTNSTGTSSDEQHHGIGLENIRKRLRLLFGNDYTLSITEEDDKFDVLLIIPLL
- a CDS encoding LytR/AlgR family response regulator transcription factor — its product is MKCIAIDDEPLALKQLTDYISRVPFLSLVKSCQDAFEAMKVLADEEIDLIFVDINMPDLNGLDFIRSLISRPMVVFTTAYSEYAVDGFKLDAVDYLLKPFEFQDLLKAADKARKQYEYRMLEQQGELGNSSQIKGDSLFVKSDYKVVRIDVKNIRYIEGMSEYVRIFIEGEDKPVITLASLQKMEERLPTYFMRVHRSYIVNLRKITEVSRLRIIFDRNTYIPVGDNYKERFAEHISKLSFS
- a CDS encoding cell surface protein, which produces MNKKFLSVILFGALMTVSTGTFVSCKDYDDDINNLQEQIDGQKNDLNSKITAVESSISSLQTAQSSLQSEIAAAKDEASKAALAAQEAAIATAKAELEKVKAELQAADKADMATVDGKLAEISGRIQTLEQFKTTTETTLAALSAADTNLQKSITTLQADVLANAEQIGRNKAAIEAQIAALEAYKGTNDDAIAGLKADLEKLQAGELTEAMVAKIAAQVTEVVGAKLELISAAFSKAVTHVELCDYTFGGGNEDHIIAGASSRMDLRTTLAVEDRVFGKGSTDEVEAKAYTIANQKEFKKGERAFLTDSVLIRVSPTNATLTEGQISFVNSALGNLDKLVTVEKVEQFKGTVTRGISANGLWKVVFKLNKENYTEENYLKAAKFDYKNGTAEDRLVKELKNIRYAVAVTDKPGDVERNVTSGYDLFLGSDYEPQYQLTFKVNDKNVSALRNRFQQAEDQTYVADANKKLLYDYKWNVDNGERVEKDGSYESIIDATYSSGTWRDQDLWWNGDNRNTKSFFSTKVGEKFTVELDGYDDDQISGIYGFYVVLDEQRAVESAPSEIRAWNSYESDIKGLNTITTNSKIEMSIDTEKADGDIIGFRVYAVNHDGSLVDPDGKAFYVAVGDIDAMTTTLKADYIPVWDATAGDYKRVVEFALDEEIQQMLVDKYNEGYSYSSLVVDKDNNPTATTAFIRRFNFDNDKVMNITLSNSLSQYKDNGTYKMYFNILNKKKVVVKKVAIEITKKLPEFPAAFSAKANQFDAEGAKVVEVTDATWNSNPVHNLGTAFNGISDPDNSIIDHNYTFTCSEKKIVFNSTLNDNRYGFKLDVNDKDAAADLFADKSAGKIYDINVSYIYNNVSSESVDNSYTVKAPAAKNFKLRLVCGEGFTSEWKNFDDKKNPIKQVLKYTDRETKVKLADILKFKKGGVDYTSTFSADNIKECHLASNSVDDEYFTVTFDAVNQEFVFTSKQSANPPTSDVTATLKFTMVDSFGHENAEEYPYFTIKEK
- a CDS encoding tyrosine-type recombinase/integrase, translated to MGNLISFMKEVADGLRESGNYGTAHIYRSSLSAILAFHGSDKLPFRKVSQEFLKSFESYLRGRNCSWNTVSTYMRTLRAVYNRAVDRHLAPYVPHHFRYVYTGTRADRKRALDKEDMERLMKELPKQLCQDNKELQRTRGLFFLMFLLRGIPFVDLAYLKKHDIDGNVMTYRRRKTGRLLTVTLVPEAMKLIKRYMNTDPASPYLFSLITSGEGTEAAYKEYQLALRNFNYQLMILKQVLGLTSEVSSYTARHTWATMAYYCEVHPGVISEAMGHSSITVTETYLKPFKNKKIDEANVAVISSLKKVYRAGKLLN
- a CDS encoding carbohydrate-binding domain-containing protein, encoding MKKNVLFLMLSSLLLLSVSCTTDSTEFDEGKWGGGSDEEGGSQPNPTVPEESDDLLNFTIAFDESDRTTYGSMSETVVTDENDANYDDFIENSSFTSVVTVSYDGATATVSNEVDGVSVSQNGAHIVVNSTVKGIEYVLKGATTDGSFKVYSEKKFKLSLSGTSIHNPVGAAINIQSSKRVFVVCAEGTTNTLTDGTSYTLTDGEDMKSCFFSEGQLIFSGSGSLSVTGNYKHAIVSDEYIRLRSGCNISVPSAVKDGIHTNDAVIIGGGVLNISSTEDAIQCEDGGITMTGGFVKVATTADKAHGFKSELDVIISGGALQAEVTGAGSKGISCNGNLTVSGGKITAFTSQKPLYEDDDLSSCAGIKCDGDIVIEGGEIALQSTGAAGKGMNCDGSITIHDGTVKVITTGTQYVYGKLDSSAKAMKAEGALTINGGTVLVRATGGEGSEGIESKSVLTVNDGMIAALCYDDCMNASNSIVINGGSIYCYSSGNDGIDSNGTLTITGGVVIASGTTSPEDGFDCDQNTFKITGGIVLGIGGGTSTPTSSVCTQRSVIYGGSGSNGEILNIQSADGTNVLTYQIPRNYSQMTLLFSSPNLASGGSYTISKGGSVSGGSEFFGLYTGSSYSGGTQAATFTAGSMVTQVGNVNSNPGGGQPGGGGRPGGW
- a CDS encoding OmpA family protein — encoded protein: MMNKNIILLVFLFISSSTLFAQQTGSTNERSRVKEEGKTVFNPHWFLSVQGGAAYTLGEADFGDLLSPSVAVALGYKFTPLFGLRAAASGWQAKGSWVNPTTTYSYKYLQGSIDAMLDLSNLCCGFHPKRFFNAYLFLGVGLNGAFDNDEAVDLDANGYKLHHLWTGKKLFVAGRGGLGADFRLNNHIAINLEVNANMLSDKFNSKQGRNADWQFNALAGLAFTFGKSSKKTAPVYYEQEQPTVTTVVEQPASAPIVEQPQPKEEKIAKEPLKQNVFFALNSARIQTDQQSKIAALVEYMEKNPAAKVNVTGYADKETGNPVINLKLSEARAKNVAEALKAKGISSDRIAIDFKGDTVQPYSTPKENRVSICIAE